Proteins encoded within one genomic window of Rhododendron vialii isolate Sample 1 chromosome 1a, ASM3025357v1:
- the LOC131307428 gene encoding uncharacterized protein LOC131307428: protein MAATPTLLKLPILSPKPSHSKLPIPSNLSKQQLSTASHNPQKLLTETIQQLKSASLPLTAVALPFFLDPQDALAVGGEFGILEGRTFALVHPLVMAGLFVYTLWAGYLGWQWRRVRTIQDEINELKKQVKPVAVTPEGTPVAPPAPSPVEAKIKQFTEERKELIKGSYRDRHFNAGSILLGFGVSEAVYGGLNTWFRTGKLFPGPHLFAGAGITVLWAAAAALVPAMQKGNETARNLHIALNALNVLLFVWQIPTGIDIVFRVFEFTTWP, encoded by the exons ATGGCAGCCACACCCACCCTTCTCAAACTCCCAATTCTTTCCCCGAAACCCAGCCACTCAAAACTCCCAATCCCCTCCAACCTAAGTAAGCAACAACTCTCCACAGCCTCACACAACCCACAAAAACTATTAACAGAGACTATCCAACAACTAAAATCGGCTTCTCTTCCTCTCACAGCAGTGGCATTGCCCTTCTTCCTCGACCCACAG GATGCACTTGCCGTTGGAGGGGAGTTCGGCATTCTGGAGGGAAGAACATTTGCTCTCGTTCATCCACTTGTGATGGCTGGCTTGTTTGTGTACACACTGTGGGCTGGCTATTTGGGTTGGCAATGGCGTCGGGTTCGAACTATACAGGATGAGATTAATGAGCTCAAGAAGCAAGTGAAGCCCGTTGCTGTCACACCTGAAGGGACCCCGGTGGCACCCCCGGCTCCATCTCCTGTCGAAGCCAAAATTAAACAATTCACTGAG GAGAGGAAGGAGCTTATAAAAGGGTCATATAGGGACAGACACTTCAATGCAGGTTCAATTCTGCTAGGATTTGGTGTTTCAGAGGCCGTTTATGGAGGACTCAACACCTGGTTTAGGACCGGAAAGCTATTCCCAGGGCCTCATTTATTTGCTGGGGCAG GGATAACAGTGCTATGGGCAGCAGCTGCAGCTCTTGTACCGGCAATGCAGAAGGGGAATGAAACAGCCAGAAATCTTCACATTGCCTTGAATGCGTTGAATGTCTTACTCTTTGTATGGCAAATCCCCACTGGAATCGACATTGTCTTCAGAGTGTTTGAGTTTACTACGTGGCCTTGA